In Serinicoccus marinus DSM 15273, the genomic stretch TCTGCCCCGCGAGGACGTGCTCGTGGCGACGAAGATCCCCGGCCGGGCGCACCGGCGCGACGCGGCGATCACCAGCGTGGAGGAGTCGCTGGAGCGGCTGGGCCTGGAGCAGGTCGACGTCGCCCTCGTCCACTGGCCCAACCCCTCGCAGGGCCACTACGTCGAGGCCGTCGAGGCCCTGATCGAGTGCCGCGACCGGGGCCTGGTGCGGTATGTCGGCACCAGCAACTACACCGAGTCCCACCTGCGCGAGGTGCTGGCGGCGACCGGCGAGGCGCCGGTCCTCAACCAGGTCGAGTGCCACCCGCTCTTCCCGCAGCAGGAGATGCTCCGCGTCCACGAGGAGCTGGGCGTGCTCACCCAGGCCTGGAGCCCGCTCGGCAAGCAAGAGGCGCAGTACGACGCCGCGCCGGTGACCGAGGCCGCCGAGCGGGCCGGGGTCTCTCCCGCCCAGGTCATCCTGCGCTGGCACCTGGACCGGGGCGTCATGCCGCTGCCGAAGTCCGGGACGAGGAGCCGCCAGGAGTCCAACCTGGACGTCCTGGGCTTCGAGCTCGTGCCGGAAGAGGTCGAGGCCATCACGGCGCTCGGTCGCCCGGACGGCCGCCTCTTCGACGGCGACCCGGAGACGCACGAGGAGATGTAACGCCCGTCCACAGGGTCGGCCCGGGCCTCCCGCCGTCCACAGATCTCGGCGGTCCTCTCCCCCGCCGCCGTGCCGCGGCCCAGGGTGGTGGCATGGCGACGACGACGGCGGCACCGGCCAACGAGGTGCACCTCGCGGGGAGAGTCAGCGGTGAGCCGACCGAGCGTGAGCTGCCCAGCGGTGACGTGCTGGTGCAGCTGCGCGTGGTGGTCCCGCGACCGGCAGCACGCGGCCGCAGCGCCGCGGGGTCCCGGCAGCGCGTGGACACGATCGATGTGACCTGCTGGAGTGCCCGCTCGCGCCGGGCGGCGCTGCGGCTGGCCGACGGCGCGGGGGTCGAGGTCACCGGCGCGCTGCGTCGGCGCTTCTTCCGGACCGGCGCCGGCGCCGCGTCGCGGTACGACGTCGAGGCCACCTCGGTCCGCGAGGTGTCGCTGGAGTGACCCGTGTCGGGCGGGCCGGCCTGAGCGCGTCGGGACCGTCGCCGACCCGGCGTCAGCAGAGCCGGCGCAGCCCGGGCACCCGCCGCAGCAGCAGCACCAGCAGCCAGACCCGGTCGCGCAGGAAGTCGCCGGAGCCCCGGAAGCGGGCCGGGTCGAGCGCGAGCGCCCCGGACAGCATGACGAAGACCGGCACCACCCACAGCAGCGGCAGGTCGAGCGCCCGTGCGACCCACCCGTCGACCGCGCCCACCCCCGGTGGGTCCTGGGTCGCGGGCAGCCGCCGCCCGCCCCACGTAGCCTGGGCACCATGTCAGCCGAACACCTGCCCGCCCGGACCCACGAGGCCGGGCCCTCCCGTCTGGTGGCCTACGACCACGGGGCGCACCTGGCCACCTGGGAGCTGGCCGGGGCGCCGGTCGTGTGGTGCAGCGAGGAGGCCGTCCTCGACGGCAGCAAGGCGATCCGCGGCGGCGTCCCGGTGTGCTTCCCCTGGTTCGCCGACGGGCCCGCCGGGGACCTGTCCCCCGCCCACGGTGTCCTGCGCACCGCCACCTGGCACCTCGACACCGCGACCGGCGACGAGGTCTGGGCCTGGACGATCACGGACCAGGACGTCGTGGGGAGCCCCGGCGCCGAGCACGTCGCCGGTCCGTTCCGGGTGAGGTATGCCGTCGCGCTCGGGCAGGAGGACGACGCGCCCGCCCTCGACCTGCGCCTCACGGTGCACAACCCTGGCGCGGCGCCGCTCCCGGTGGAGGTCGCGCTCCACACCTATCTCGGTGTCGCCGACGCGACGACGGCCACGGTGCACGGCCTTTCCGGCGCGGAGGCCCTCGACAAGGTCACCGGGCGTCGCG encodes the following:
- a CDS encoding aldo/keto reductase; its protein translation is MHTLRDGTPVPHVGFGTYPLRGEEGIEAMLSALEVGYRYLDTAVNYENEPEVGEALRRSGLPREDVLVATKIPGRAHRRDAAITSVEESLERLGLEQVDVALVHWPNPSQGHYVEAVEALIECRDRGLVRYVGTSNYTESHLREVLAATGEAPVLNQVECHPLFPQQEMLRVHEELGVLTQAWSPLGKQEAQYDAAPVTEAAERAGVSPAQVILRWHLDRGVMPLPKSGTRSRQESNLDVLGFELVPEEVEAITALGRPDGRLFDGDPETHEEM
- a CDS encoding single-stranded DNA-binding protein, with product MATTTAAPANEVHLAGRVSGEPTERELPSGDVLVQLRVVVPRPAARGRSAAGSRQRVDTIDVTCWSARSRRAALRLADGAGVEVTGALRRRFFRTGAGAASRYDVEATSVREVSLE
- a CDS encoding D-hexose-6-phosphate mutarotase, which encodes MSAEHLPARTHEAGPSRLVAYDHGAHLATWELAGAPVVWCSEEAVLDGSKAIRGGVPVCFPWFADGPAGDLSPAHGVLRTATWHLDTATGDEVWAWTITDQDVVGSPGAEHVAGPFRVRYAVALGQEDDAPALDLRLTVHNPGAAPLPVEVALHTYLGVADATTATVHGLSGAEALDKVTGRRGRVEGAVGFEGETDLVVDSPGSPAVEVRDGTRALRVRSHGATQTVVWNPGAEKAAAMSDLGTQEWREFVCVETAATAGLGLTLDPGATHTLGCTIAVHPAS